From one Acidobacteriota bacterium genomic stretch:
- a CDS encoding polyprenyl synthetase family protein, which yields MIGPKLAAVERELARNLESEFEPISAAGRYLQEGGGKRVRPTLVLLVSGLLGYRGDHDVLLGAVFEFIHTATLVHDDIIDEADTRRGRPSLNRVRGNHFTVLMGDFLYIRSMNMALRARKLRLIDILSEATEKMIEGEILAHHLRGRPDVSAEQHMAIIERKTAWLFSACCRAAAVLAGADPTTEERLARFGMELGIAFQIADDLLDLTGDEAVLGKPAASDLREGRLTLPLIDLLECGSPEERRGVLAVLEDGGFERCAWAVLRAALERRGCLERARALAERHASRARAALGSFPPGTFRDALLSLPDLLVNRER from the coding sequence CTGATCGGGCCCAAGCTGGCGGCGGTCGAGCGGGAGCTGGCCAGGAATCTCGAGTCCGAATTCGAGCCGATCTCCGCCGCGGGCCGCTACCTGCAGGAAGGCGGCGGCAAGCGCGTGCGGCCGACACTGGTCCTGCTCGTCAGCGGCCTGCTCGGGTACCGGGGCGATCACGACGTTCTTCTGGGTGCGGTGTTCGAGTTCATCCACACCGCCACCCTCGTCCACGACGACATCATCGACGAGGCGGACACCCGGCGCGGGAGGCCTTCGCTCAACCGCGTCCGCGGGAACCACTTCACCGTGTTGATGGGCGATTTCCTCTACATCCGCTCGATGAACATGGCCCTACGGGCGCGGAAGCTGCGGCTGATCGACATCCTGTCCGAAGCGACCGAGAAGATGATCGAGGGGGAGATCCTCGCCCACCACCTGCGCGGCCGGCCGGACGTTTCCGCCGAGCAGCACATGGCGATCATCGAGCGGAAGACCGCCTGGCTCTTCTCGGCTTGTTGCCGGGCGGCGGCGGTGCTCGCCGGTGCCGACCCCACCACCGAGGAGCGGCTCGCCCGCTTCGGGATGGAACTCGGCATCGCCTTCCAGATCGCCGACGACCTGCTCGACCTGACCGGGGACGAGGCGGTCCTCGGCAAGCCGGCGGCCTCGGACCTGCGCGAAGGGCGCCTGACCCTTCCGCTCATCGATCTCCTGGAGTGCGGGTCGCCGGAGGAGCGGAGGGGGGTTCTCGCGGTCCTCGAGGACGGGGGATTCGAGCGGTGCGCCTGGGCCGTGCTTCGCGCCGCGCTCGAGCGCCGAGGGTGCCTCGAGCGGGCCCGCGCGCTGGCCGAGCGGCATGCCTCCCGGGCCCGCGCCGCCTTGGGATCTTTCCCCCCGGGAACCTTCCGGGACGCCCTGCTGTCCCTGCCCGACCTCCTCGTCAACAGGGAGCGCTGA
- a CDS encoding outer membrane lipoprotein carrier protein LolA: MATSFCALMLASAVALAAPAGADTAGREAAVAQARRAAELLRRVELAYRHPPFRVTFVQALDSPTFGLEEQARGTVHVVAPGRILWLYDEPRGQRAVMEPDRWLLVSPADREVIIRERDPRRPHPVADLLAGTIDLLHLFRVSIVDEGEDVVRLDLVPTEVMDDVDRVTLEVSPERAEVRSVVVTDPLGSRIVYRLGPRVPEAPLPASALAVEIPEGYAVSRE, encoded by the coding sequence ATGGCCACGTCCTTCTGCGCGCTCATGCTCGCGTCCGCTGTCGCGCTCGCAGCGCCCGCCGGCGCCGACACGGCCGGCCGGGAAGCCGCCGTCGCCCAGGCCCGGCGCGCGGCCGAACTGCTCCGGCGTGTCGAGTTGGCCTACAGGCACCCGCCCTTCCGCGTCACCTTCGTCCAGGCCCTCGATTCCCCGACGTTCGGCCTGGAAGAGCAGGCGCGTGGAACCGTCCACGTCGTCGCCCCGGGGCGCATCCTGTGGCTATACGACGAGCCGCGCGGCCAGAGGGCGGTGATGGAGCCGGACCGGTGGCTCCTCGTGTCGCCCGCGGATCGGGAGGTGATCATTCGCGAGCGCGATCCGCGGCGCCCGCATCCCGTCGCCGACCTTCTCGCGGGCACCATCGACCTTCTCCACCTGTTTCGCGTTTCCATCGTCGACGAGGGGGAGGATGTCGTTCGGCTGGATCTCGTCCCGACCGAGGTGATGGACGACGTGGACCGGGTGACGCTGGAGGTGTCGCCCGAACGCGCGGAGGTGCGGAGCGTCGTCGTCACCGATCCGCTCGGGTCGCGAATCGTCTACCGCCTCGGACCGCGCGTCCCCGAGGCCCCGCTGCCGGCGTCGGCGCTCGCCGTCGAGATTCCCGAGGGGTACGCCGTTTCCCGCGAGTGA
- the smc gene encoding chromosome segregation protein SMC has translation MPPGPAPPWDLSPREPSGTPCCPCPTSSSTGSADRAMLRLEKLELAGFKSFPERTVIEFPPGVTAVVGPNGCGKSNIADAVQWVLGEQSARALRGRRMEDVIFAGSQGRGPGGMAEVSLHLVARKGNGLPDGRERVVLTRRLYRSGESEYLIDGRPARLQDIRDLLEQIRAGARTYAITDQARVAAFVLSKPKERRLFIEEAAGISGYKQRRRLAENKLEATRSNLLRVDDILREVERQRRSLKRQASLARRARKLDEQLRSLRGVWYRRRGEELARRLEAQEADLAVARREEAHLERERARLAEALALGRATLDEARAKRDRAVERAHAEELAAAGIERELEQARGRLAALEARAGERDGSERRLAEELQRCSAERERLLVTAEALAAERNELSERCAAAERSARDRQQELERARERAAAAEASWYEALHERADLAAQLTAAREAAEREAEREREAREGTSALEASLEAARRSLEEASRALAEAERRERAAADELERRREAEEEAVRRLEEARAAERAAAGELAACAGEKSALDTLEVRLAGEEPAARLLERSREARVKARGVVADALSVDPEAERAAEAHLDGLLPAVVVEGVADVLRAAELPVEGRVRLLPLDLPAVRRAPLPPLAGDARVRGRLAESIAGRGAHGHEIAERIDEAYLVTDLRAALELYRAFPGHAFVTPEGHRIDPRGVVTVEGNGQIGREGLLARHRRREELGRRLEVLEKEVSAARRAVSSALAARDAALAERRSAEERLRRAREAAGEARVAVARAQETLARFERELEIARSAQQQAASRLAGLRARGAELDRELERVEAAIAAAREEVDAAREGVRLAEQRAREAVQEAAALAAERGALDERRAALERDRRRVEAELARLKELDERGRHEKSRAREEACRLRERAERLASRLEEARRRGREAAASAERAGAEIERLDAKVREVERRHDLACAEFETVRGRRERLALEVERSRLALQHERENCVEELGCDIAALPEVRPEGFDDEVLESPALLRETIADLRRKRERVGAVNPLAEEEYDELSRRYEELSAQHDDLEQSIRELEASIRRMNRESRERFMEAFREIRAHFKRQFALLFQGGNADLVLDEEDNPLEAGIEILCQPPGKKLQSVTLLSGGEKALAATAILFAIFSYQPPPFCLLDEVDAPLDDANVGRFADAVKSFTDRTQFILMTHNKRSMEMADVLYGVTMPEPGVSSLVALSLD, from the coding sequence ATGCCTCCCGGGCCCGCGCCGCCTTGGGATCTTTCCCCCCGGGAACCTTCCGGGACGCCCTGCTGTCCCTGCCCGACCTCCTCGTCAACAGGGAGCGCTGACCGAGCGATGCTGCGGCTGGAAAAGCTGGAGTTGGCCGGCTTCAAGAGCTTCCCCGAGCGCACCGTCATCGAGTTTCCCCCCGGCGTCACCGCGGTGGTGGGCCCGAACGGCTGCGGGAAATCGAACATCGCGGACGCCGTCCAGTGGGTTCTCGGGGAACAGTCCGCCCGCGCCCTCCGGGGCCGTCGGATGGAGGACGTCATCTTCGCCGGCTCTCAAGGCCGGGGGCCGGGAGGGATGGCCGAGGTCAGCCTCCACCTCGTGGCGCGAAAAGGGAACGGCCTTCCCGACGGCCGCGAGCGGGTGGTGCTGACGCGGCGCCTGTACCGTTCGGGCGAGAGCGAGTACCTCATCGACGGACGGCCGGCTCGCCTCCAGGACATCCGCGACCTGCTGGAGCAGATTCGAGCCGGTGCGCGCACCTACGCCATCACCGACCAGGCGCGCGTCGCGGCCTTCGTGCTGAGCAAGCCCAAGGAACGGCGCCTGTTCATCGAGGAAGCCGCCGGGATCAGCGGCTACAAGCAGCGCCGCCGCCTGGCCGAGAACAAGCTGGAGGCGACGCGGAGCAATCTGCTGCGCGTCGACGACATCCTTCGGGAGGTGGAGCGGCAGCGCCGTTCGCTCAAGCGGCAGGCTTCTCTCGCGCGCCGCGCGCGGAAGCTGGACGAACAGCTCCGCTCGTTGCGCGGCGTGTGGTACCGGCGCCGGGGCGAGGAGCTGGCGCGGCGCCTCGAGGCGCAGGAGGCGGATCTGGCCGTCGCCCGCCGAGAGGAGGCCCACCTGGAACGGGAAAGGGCCCGGCTGGCGGAGGCGCTCGCGCTCGGCCGCGCCACCCTCGACGAAGCGCGGGCGAAGCGGGACCGCGCCGTCGAGAGGGCCCACGCCGAGGAGCTGGCGGCGGCCGGGATCGAGCGCGAGCTGGAGCAGGCGAGAGGACGCCTCGCGGCGCTCGAAGCGAGAGCCGGGGAACGGGACGGCTCGGAACGGCGGCTGGCGGAAGAACTGCAACGGTGTTCCGCGGAGCGGGAACGGCTGCTCGTCACCGCCGAGGCGCTCGCGGCCGAGAGGAACGAGCTCTCCGAGCGTTGCGCTGCCGCCGAGCGCTCGGCTCGCGATCGCCAGCAGGAGCTGGAGCGGGCGCGGGAGCGGGCCGCGGCCGCGGAGGCCTCCTGGTACGAAGCCCTGCACGAGCGCGCCGACCTGGCCGCGCAGCTCACCGCGGCGCGGGAGGCGGCGGAGCGCGAGGCGGAGCGCGAGCGGGAGGCGCGCGAGGGGACCTCGGCGCTCGAGGCCTCGCTCGAGGCCGCGCGGCGGAGCTTGGAGGAGGCCTCCCGCGCGCTCGCAGAGGCCGAGCGGCGGGAGCGGGCCGCGGCGGATGAACTCGAGCGGCGCCGCGAGGCGGAGGAGGAGGCCGTGCGGCGGCTGGAGGAGGCACGCGCGGCCGAACGAGCGGCAGCGGGAGAACTCGCCGCCTGTGCCGGCGAGAAGTCGGCGCTGGACACGCTCGAGGTGAGGCTCGCGGGGGAGGAACCTGCGGCGAGACTGCTCGAGCGGTCCCGAGAAGCGAGGGTGAAGGCCCGCGGCGTCGTCGCCGACGCGTTGAGCGTCGATCCGGAGGCCGAGCGGGCGGCCGAAGCGCATCTGGACGGGCTTCTCCCGGCCGTCGTCGTGGAGGGCGTCGCCGACGTCCTTCGTGCCGCCGAACTGCCGGTGGAAGGTCGGGTGCGTCTGCTTCCGCTGGACCTGCCCGCCGTCCGGAGAGCGCCGCTCCCGCCGCTGGCAGGGGACGCGAGGGTGCGCGGCCGGCTGGCCGAGTCCATCGCCGGACGCGGCGCCCACGGCCACGAGATCGCGGAGAGGATCGACGAAGCCTACCTCGTGACCGACCTCCGCGCGGCGCTCGAGCTGTACCGCGCCTTTCCGGGGCACGCCTTCGTCACGCCGGAAGGGCACCGGATCGATCCGCGCGGCGTCGTCACCGTGGAGGGCAACGGGCAGATCGGGCGCGAGGGGCTGCTGGCGCGGCACCGCCGGCGGGAGGAGCTGGGCCGGAGACTGGAGGTTCTCGAGAAGGAGGTCTCGGCCGCCCGGCGGGCGGTCTCCTCCGCTCTCGCCGCGCGCGATGCGGCGCTCGCGGAGCGGCGCTCGGCGGAGGAACGCCTTCGGCGAGCGCGGGAGGCGGCGGGGGAGGCGCGCGTCGCCGTCGCCAGGGCCCAGGAGACGCTCGCCCGGTTCGAAAGGGAGCTGGAAATCGCCCGGAGCGCGCAGCAACAGGCCGCCAGCCGTCTCGCGGGGCTGCGCGCCCGCGGTGCCGAACTGGACCGGGAGCTCGAGCGAGTCGAAGCGGCGATCGCGGCGGCACGGGAGGAGGTCGACGCCGCGCGAGAGGGGGTGCGGCTCGCGGAGCAGCGGGCCCGAGAAGCGGTTCAGGAGGCCGCCGCCCTGGCGGCCGAACGGGGCGCTCTCGACGAGAGGCGGGCCGCCCTGGAGCGGGACCGGAGGCGCGTGGAGGCCGAGCTGGCCCGGTTGAAGGAGCTCGACGAGCGAGGCCGGCACGAGAAATCGCGCGCGCGGGAAGAGGCGTGTCGGCTTCGGGAGCGGGCGGAACGGCTGGCCTCCCGGCTCGAGGAGGCGCGCCGGCGGGGGCGGGAGGCAGCGGCCTCCGCGGAGAGGGCCGGTGCGGAGATCGAGCGGCTCGACGCGAAGGTGCGCGAGGTGGAGCGCCGCCACGATCTGGCGTGCGCGGAGTTCGAGACGGTCCGCGGGCGCCGGGAGCGCCTCGCTCTCGAGGTGGAGAGGAGCCGGCTGGCTCTCCAACACGAGCGCGAGAACTGCGTCGAGGAGCTGGGATGCGACATCGCCGCTCTTCCGGAGGTCCGGCCCGAGGGGTTCGACGACGAGGTGCTCGAAAGCCCCGCGCTCCTGCGTGAGACGATCGCCGATCTGCGGCGGAAGCGCGAGCGGGTCGGCGCGGTCAACCCTCTCGCCGAGGAGGAGTACGACGAACTCTCGCGCCGCTACGAGGAGCTCAGCGCCCAGCACGACGATCTGGAACAGTCGATCCGCGAACTGGAAGCGTCGATCCGCCGGATGAACCGCGAGAGCCGGGAGCGGTTCATGGAGGCCTTCCGCGAGATCCGCGCCCACTTCAAGCGGCAGTTCGCGCTTCTGTTCCAGGGAGGAAACGCCGACCTCGTCCTCGACGAAGAGGACAACCCGTTGGAGGCGGGCATCGAGATCCTCTGCCAGCCGCCGGGGAAGAAGCTCCAGTCGGTGACCCTCCTGTCCGGGGGGGAGAAGGCGCTCGCCGCGACGGCGATCCTGTTCGCGATCTTCAGCTATCAGCCGCCTCCCTTCTGCCTTCTCGACGAGGTCGACGCCCCACTGGACGACGCGAACGTCGGGCGGTTCGCCGACGCCGTGAAAAGCTTCACCGACCGCACGCAGTTCATCCTGATGACGCACAACAAGCGGTCGATGGAGATGGCGGACGTGCTGTACGGGGTCACGATGCCCGAGCCCGGCGTGTCGAGCCTCGTCGCCCTCTCCCTCGATTGA